In Parvivirga hydrogeniphila, one genomic interval encodes:
- a CDS encoding Sec-independent protein translocase subunit TatA/TatB: MFGISGTEFVLIAAVALLLFGPDKLPEIARTIGRFTAEFKRYQAMMESVIRAEVYAAQSEAATKSAKEDPFKAAREYREKAGTTIPGQEPQASGADTEGESAAEAVLEDEEYDPELAAPDLADTVWTPGAAGAPGIELPDETEQSGEEVEADA, from the coding sequence TTGTTCGGCATCAGCGGTACAGAGTTCGTTCTCATCGCGGCCGTCGCGCTGCTGCTGTTCGGGCCTGACAAGCTGCCTGAGATCGCCCGCACGATCGGCCGCTTCACCGCGGAGTTCAAGCGTTACCAGGCGATGATGGAGTCCGTCATACGCGCGGAGGTCTACGCAGCACAGTCCGAAGCGGCGACGAAGTCGGCGAAAGAGGATCCGTTCAAAGCTGCGCGAGAGTACCGCGAGAAGGCCGGAACGACGATTCCCGGCCAGGAGCCGCAGGCGTCCGGAGCCGACACCGAAGGCGAGAGCGCCGCCGAGGCCGTCCTCGAGGACGAGGAGTACGATCCGGAGCTTGCTGCGCCGGATCTTGCCGATACCGTGTGGACGCCGGGAGCAGCGGGCGCTCCGGGCATCGAGCTGCCGGACGAGACCGAGCAGAGTGGGGAGGAGGTCGAGGCGGACGCCTGA
- a CDS encoding STAS domain-containing protein, producing the protein MQLTIDVKKDGSACVLTVRGEVDVYTSPLLKSHLAEAIDEGCLDIVVDLDGVGFIDSSGLGALVSGLRRVKERSGSLRLVCTKDSILKVFRITGLDKVFPIMSSVEEAAEF; encoded by the coding sequence ATGCAGCTGACGATCGACGTGAAGAAGGACGGCTCCGCCTGCGTGTTGACGGTGCGTGGCGAGGTGGACGTGTACACGTCGCCGTTGCTGAAATCGCACCTGGCCGAGGCCATCGATGAAGGGTGCCTCGACATCGTCGTCGATCTCGACGGTGTGGGCTTCATCGACAGTTCAGGGCTCGGCGCTCTCGTGAGCGGCCTGCGGCGCGTGAAGGAGCGCTCCGGCAGCCTGCGCCTCGTCTGCACCAAGGACAGCATCCTCAAGGTCTTCCGCATCACGGGGCTCGACAAGGTCTTTCCGATCATGTCGAGCGTCGAGGAGGCCGCGGAGTTCTAG
- a CDS encoding STAS domain-containing protein produces the protein MSLSINVDPHDDHWVLTLSGDLDYSECASFRMTVDRVLRDAPPSAIIDLSGIEYLDSSGLGLLLSLSKEYGATGGRLVLVTNEVVDNILELTRLSSIFSTAPGVEEARQMLADTARM, from the coding sequence GTGTCGCTTTCAATCAACGTCGACCCGCATGACGACCACTGGGTCCTCACGCTTTCCGGCGACCTCGACTACAGCGAGTGCGCCAGTTTCCGCATGACGGTGGACCGCGTGCTCAGAGACGCGCCCCCGAGCGCCATCATCGACTTGTCCGGCATAGAGTACCTCGACAGCTCCGGGCTCGGGCTTCTGTTGTCGCTCTCGAAGGAGTACGGTGCAACGGGCGGCCGGCTGGTGCTCGTGACGAACGAGGTCGTCGACAACATCTTGGAACTCACCCGGCTCTCCAGCATCTTCTCCACCGCGCCTGGCGTCGAAGAGGCACGCCAAATGCTCGCGGACACCGCTCGCATGTGA
- a CDS encoding tetratricopeptide repeat protein, with protein sequence MAIDKTSSPTWVKVVIIAVALSFVASVAGLAAIGSGGASRSSSSSNDAAATQSSIAAKHQPAIDALLAAQKAKPEDIDIITQLGHAYYDYAAELTNAGLADAAQPLWAVAISYYDQVLAKRPDDAQVLGDRAFAAYYSGAPDAAESLKRFIATNDPNLAQQIDAAKQYLSQIGASVPATQSSGTTSTP encoded by the coding sequence ATGGCCATCGATAAGACTTCGTCGCCCACGTGGGTGAAGGTCGTCATCATCGCCGTGGCGCTGTCGTTCGTGGCATCCGTTGCGGGGCTTGCCGCAATCGGCTCGGGCGGCGCGAGCCGATCGTCGAGCAGCTCCAATGATGCCGCTGCGACGCAGTCGTCCATCGCAGCCAAGCATCAGCCTGCGATCGACGCGCTGCTTGCGGCGCAGAAGGCGAAGCCAGAGGACATCGACATCATCACGCAGCTCGGGCACGCGTACTACGATTACGCCGCTGAGCTCACCAACGCCGGGCTGGCAGACGCGGCGCAGCCGCTCTGGGCGGTCGCCATCAGCTACTACGACCAGGTGCTCGCGAAGCGCCCTGACGACGCGCAGGTGCTCGGAGACCGCGCGTTCGCGGCGTACTACTCGGGTGCTCCGGACGCAGCGGAATCGCTCAAGCGCTTCATCGCGACGAACGACCCGAACCTCGCCCAGCAGATCGACGCTGCAAAGCAGTACCTGTCGCAGATCGGCGCCAGCGTTCCTGCGACGCAGTCGTCAGGGACGACGAGCACGCCGTAG
- a CDS encoding SoxR reducing system RseC family protein: MRERGTVVAVRGGRADVALGQTAACAGCKACSSLSSASGEMLLADVLDRVGASVGDEVEIEIPERLRVQAALAIYVAPLLALFAGYLAGFLLASGGDGDPDTVGAFTGIGSATLVLAAVFFRERELARKEEFAPFVRAIIAPVHTGSGDRHDGDATDRRYE, translated from the coding sequence GTGAGGGAACGTGGGACGGTGGTCGCTGTCCGCGGCGGCCGGGCAGACGTGGCGCTCGGCCAGACGGCAGCGTGTGCTGGCTGCAAGGCGTGCTCTTCTCTGAGCTCGGCGAGCGGCGAGATGCTGCTGGCTGACGTGCTCGACCGGGTGGGCGCGAGCGTCGGCGACGAAGTCGAGATCGAGATTCCCGAGCGCCTGCGGGTGCAGGCGGCGCTCGCCATCTACGTAGCGCCCCTCCTTGCGCTGTTTGCGGGCTACTTGGCCGGATTCTTGCTTGCATCTGGTGGTGACGGCGATCCTGATACCGTCGGAGCGTTCACCGGCATCGGCAGCGCCACACTCGTGCTCGCGGCCGTGTTCTTCCGTGAGCGTGAGCTGGCTCGCAAGGAGGAGTTCGCTCCGTTCGTGCGTGCTATAATCGCGCCCGTTCACACAGGTTCAGGCGACCGTCACGACGGCGACGCCACTGACAGGAGGTACGAGTGA
- a CDS encoding amidohydrolase family protein — protein MLLSARYVLPVSAPFIENGAVLVRDGLIVEVGLRDELKARYPDEEERDFGQAALMPGFVDLHTHLEYAVFRGMVDDAPYSQWKLQVMRKESALDAEDWAVSAELGATEAVRSGITTIADITDSGASVGAASAAGLRGVIYREVATMDRSQVERALADALDDVERWQQAVSDRIEVGLAPHSPYSCHPKLFEAVAQTATERGLPVAMHLAGSKDEHDFVKYGSSLLGQDYREASGWSGIGWLPTGVSPVRYVYQWGILEVPRMLAVHCVHLDEGDVGILAKTRTAVAYCPRCNLKLGMGIAPLQELMDAGVLVGIGTDSPASNSTMDFFDEMRIGLLVQRGLAGEARFYPAERFVRMATLEGARALGLDHLVGSLEAGKRADIVAVDLSRSHQVPTQDPYGAVVHTANQDDVLLTMIDGAVVFDRSAADAEAFAGLVGRADRVQAKLRNWSGA, from the coding sequence ATGCTGCTTTCGGCCCGCTACGTCCTACCTGTGAGCGCACCGTTCATCGAGAACGGCGCCGTGCTCGTGCGCGACGGCCTCATCGTCGAGGTCGGTTTGCGCGACGAGCTCAAGGCCCGCTACCCGGACGAGGAGGAGCGCGACTTCGGGCAAGCGGCGCTCATGCCGGGCTTCGTCGACCTGCACACGCACCTGGAGTACGCCGTGTTCCGCGGGATGGTCGACGACGCGCCGTACTCGCAGTGGAAGCTGCAGGTCATGCGCAAGGAGTCGGCGCTCGACGCAGAGGACTGGGCGGTCTCCGCCGAGCTCGGAGCCACCGAGGCGGTCCGTTCCGGCATCACCACCATCGCGGACATCACGGACTCCGGCGCCTCAGTCGGCGCGGCGTCGGCCGCGGGGCTTCGCGGCGTCATCTACCGCGAGGTCGCCACGATGGACCGCTCGCAGGTCGAGCGCGCGCTCGCGGACGCGCTCGACGATGTCGAGCGCTGGCAGCAGGCGGTGTCCGATCGCATCGAGGTCGGTCTCGCGCCGCACTCGCCGTACTCGTGCCACCCGAAGCTGTTCGAGGCGGTCGCGCAGACGGCGACCGAGCGCGGCCTGCCGGTGGCGATGCACCTCGCCGGTTCGAAAGACGAGCACGACTTCGTGAAGTACGGCTCTTCGCTCCTCGGTCAGGACTACCGCGAGGCGTCGGGCTGGTCGGGCATCGGCTGGCTCCCCACGGGGGTGAGCCCGGTGCGCTACGTATACCAGTGGGGCATCCTCGAGGTACCCAGGATGCTCGCGGTGCACTGCGTGCACCTCGATGAAGGCGACGTCGGGATTCTCGCGAAGACGCGCACGGCCGTCGCGTACTGCCCGCGGTGCAACCTGAAGCTCGGGATGGGCATCGCGCCGCTTCAGGAGCTCATGGACGCCGGCGTGCTCGTCGGCATCGGCACCGACTCGCCCGCGTCGAACAGCACGATGGACTTCTTCGACGAGATGCGGATCGGCCTGCTCGTGCAGCGAGGGCTCGCGGGCGAAGCGCGGTTCTATCCGGCCGAGCGGTTCGTCAGGATGGCGACTCTGGAGGGGGCCCGCGCGCTCGGGCTCGACCACCTTGTAGGAAGCCTCGAGGCCGGCAAGCGAGCTGACATCGTGGCGGTGGATCTTTCCCGCAGCCACCAGGTGCCGACGCAAGACCCGTACGGCGCTGTCGTGCACACCGCGAACCAAGACGACGTCCTGCTCACCATGATCGACGGCGCCGTCGTGTTCGATCGTTCGGCGGCAGACGCGGAGGCGTTCGCCGGTCTTGTCGGGCGCGCTGACCGCGTGCAGGCCAAGCTGCGAAACTGGAGCGGCGCGTGA
- the ubiE gene encoding bifunctional demethylmenaquinone methyltransferase/2-methoxy-6-polyprenyl-1,4-benzoquinol methylase UbiE, protein MSEALDPSRGTPTTERVRGIFSRIAPRYDAFNLVSSFGLDRLWRRATVRMAGITPSTEVLDLAAGTGDLTLAIARYGRPASVLSTDFVEEMLRVGKQKAARYHGPTRISFAHADAQALPFSDASFDVVTIAFGVRNLPDRQANFREVRRVLRSGGRYVILEFSRPPFAPFRAVYHAYLERVIPALGALIAGDRASFEYLNASIRRFPSQQELARELEAAGFSRVRWRNLTGGIVAVHVAEV, encoded by the coding sequence GTGAGCGAGGCGCTCGACCCTTCGCGCGGGACTCCGACGACCGAGCGCGTCCGTGGCATCTTCTCGCGGATCGCGCCGCGATACGACGCCTTCAACCTCGTGTCGAGCTTCGGGCTTGACCGCCTCTGGCGCCGCGCGACGGTGCGGATGGCGGGAATCACGCCGTCTACCGAGGTCCTCGACCTCGCGGCGGGCACGGGCGACCTGACGCTTGCAATCGCGCGGTACGGGCGCCCAGCGTCTGTCCTGTCCACCGACTTCGTGGAAGAGATGCTCAGGGTCGGCAAGCAGAAAGCGGCGCGCTACCACGGCCCTACGCGCATCTCATTCGCGCATGCGGACGCACAGGCGCTTCCGTTTTCTGACGCGTCGTTCGACGTGGTGACGATCGCCTTCGGCGTGCGGAACCTGCCCGACCGGCAAGCGAACTTCCGCGAGGTGCGGCGTGTGCTCCGCTCGGGGGGGCGGTACGTCATCCTCGAATTCAGCAGGCCGCCGTTCGCGCCGTTCCGCGCGGTGTACCACGCGTACCTGGAGCGGGTCATCCCCGCGCTCGGTGCGCTCATCGCCGGCGATAGGGCGTCGTTCGAGTACCTGAACGCGTCGATCCGCCGGTTCCCGAGCCAGCAGGAGCTCGCGCGCGAGCTCGAGGCGGCGGGCTTCTCCCGCGTGCGGTGGCGCAACCTCACTGGCGGCATCGTGGCGGTGCACGTCGCGGAGGTGTGA